One Peribacillus simplex NBRC 15720 = DSM 1321 genomic region harbors:
- a CDS encoding DUF3388 domain-containing protein, giving the protein MENKEWYFEYEIQVNRPGLLGDISSLLGMLSINIITINGVDEGRRGLLLLAKDSRNIERFESILRTMDTIKVIKLREPKLRDRLAVRHGRYIQRDADEKNTFRFVRDELGLLVDFLAELFKQEGHKLIGIRGMPRVGKTESIVASSVCANKRWLFVSSTLLKQTIRSQLIEDEYNNDNLFILDGIVSTRRANERHWQLIREIMRLDAVKVIEHPDVFVQNTEYTLEDFDYIIELRNNPEEEITYEVVDQKDQFSGSDFGSFDF; this is encoded by the coding sequence GTGGAGAATAAAGAATGGTATTTTGAATATGAAATTCAAGTCAACCGTCCTGGTTTATTAGGGGATATTTCATCCCTTCTGGGTATGCTTTCCATTAATATCATCACCATTAACGGGGTCGATGAAGGCAGGCGTGGTTTACTTTTGTTGGCGAAAGACAGCCGTAATATAGAAAGATTCGAGTCAATCCTCCGTACGATGGATACGATTAAGGTTATTAAGCTTAGGGAACCTAAATTGCGTGATCGCCTCGCAGTCAGGCATGGACGTTATATTCAGCGCGATGCCGATGAGAAAAACACCTTTAGGTTTGTTCGTGATGAACTAGGCTTGCTTGTCGATTTCCTGGCCGAGCTATTTAAACAGGAAGGTCATAAATTAATTGGGATACGAGGGATGCCTCGTGTCGGGAAAACTGAATCTATCGTAGCCTCGAGTGTATGTGCTAATAAGAGATGGTTGTTTGTGTCATCGACCCTTTTAAAGCAGACTATCCGCAGTCAGCTTATTGAGGATGAATATAATAATGATAATTTGTTCATTTTAGATGGAATAGTTTCCACTCGCCGTGCAAATGAGCGTCATTGGCAGTTGATCCGCGAAATAATGAGGCTTGATGCTGTCAAAGTAATCGAACATCCGGATGTTTTTGTCCAAAATACGGAGTATACCCTCGAAGACTTTGATTATATTATTGAATTGCGAAACAATCCTGAAGAAGAAATAACATATGAAGTTGTCGACCAAAAAGACCAGTTTTCAGGGTCCGATTTTGGTTCCTTTGACTTTTAA
- a CDS encoding DUF3243 domain-containing protein gives MSVLDNWDQWKNFLGDRLNQGEQQGLSESAVNNLAFEIGDYLANQVEPQNDQEKVLSDLWSVASDEEKHAMANVMVKLVENNGTK, from the coding sequence ATGTCTGTACTGGACAATTGGGATCAATGGAAAAATTTCTTAGGCGACAGATTAAATCAAGGTGAACAACAAGGTTTGTCAGAAAGTGCTGTTAACAACTTGGCTTTCGAAATCGGTGATTACCTGGCTAATCAGGTTGAGCCCCAGAATGATCAAGAGAAAGTGCTTTCCGATCTTTGGTCGGTCGCAAGCGATGAAGAAAAACATGCCATGGCAAATGTCATGGTCAAGTTAGTCGAGAACAATGGAACGAAGTAA
- the ymfI gene encoding elongation factor P 5-aminopentanone reductase, translating to MGKRFALITGASGGIGREIAIKLAEENYSLYLHYNSNEEAILELIEELKPHQVELIPVQADLAAPNGYKKLAESIFALHAIVLNSGNSYYGLISDMDETIVNEMVQLHVTSPFQLTKELLPKLMYQEQAAIVAVTSIWGQTGASCEVLYSMVKGSQNAFIKALSKEVSLNGIRVNAVAPGAISTSMLESFSAEDLEIIKGDIPMGRMGHSKEVAEAVYYLLSDKSSYITGQILGVNGGWYT from the coding sequence GTGGGGAAACGTTTTGCCCTTATTACTGGAGCCAGTGGAGGAATCGGCAGGGAAATCGCTATAAAGCTCGCAGAGGAGAATTACTCACTTTATTTACATTATAACAGCAATGAAGAAGCGATACTTGAACTGATTGAAGAACTGAAGCCTCATCAAGTCGAACTTATTCCGGTTCAAGCGGATTTGGCTGCACCGAACGGCTACAAGAAATTGGCTGAAAGTATTTTTGCCCTCCATGCAATCGTCCTTAATAGTGGCAATAGCTATTATGGGCTTATATCGGACATGGATGAGACAATCGTTAATGAAATGGTCCAGCTGCATGTAACGAGCCCTTTCCAATTAACAAAGGAACTACTTCCAAAGCTTATGTACCAAGAACAGGCTGCCATCGTTGCGGTCACATCGATTTGGGGGCAGACAGGTGCATCTTGTGAAGTATTATATTCTATGGTCAAGGGCAGTCAAAATGCTTTTATCAAGGCTCTTAGCAAAGAAGTATCGCTTAATGGAATCCGGGTGAATGCCGTTGCCCCCGGTGCGATTTCCACTTCCATGCTCGAATCATTCAGTGCAGAAGATCTGGAGATCATCAAAGGCGATATCCCGATGGGCAGGATGGGGCATTCCAAAGAAGTCGCCGAGGCCGTATATTATTTGCTTTCCGACAAGTCGTCTTATATAACCGGGCAAATCTTAGGCGTAAATGGCGGTTGGTACACATGA
- the pgsA gene encoding CDP-diacylglycerol--glycerol-3-phosphate 3-phosphatidyltransferase: protein MNLPNKITVARICLIPVFLIIMLVPFSWGTLTWGEYSLPVAHLAGAILFIIASTTDWIDGHFARKYNMITDLGKFLDPLADKLLVSAALIVLVDLDLMYGQSWIAIVIISREFAVTGLRLVLAGTGEVVAANQLGKIKTWAQIVSISALLLHNLPFALISLPFANIALWIALIFTIWSGLDYFIKNKEVFVNSK from the coding sequence TTGAATCTGCCTAATAAGATTACAGTAGCAAGAATCTGTTTAATACCCGTATTTTTAATCATCATGCTCGTTCCTTTTTCATGGGGAACGCTGACTTGGGGAGAATACAGTTTGCCAGTGGCGCACTTAGCTGGAGCCATCCTCTTTATTATCGCTTCCACTACGGATTGGATCGATGGCCATTTTGCCAGAAAATATAATATGATTACTGATTTAGGGAAATTTTTAGATCCATTGGCTGATAAACTTCTGGTTTCGGCTGCCTTGATCGTTTTGGTTGATCTAGATTTAATGTACGGCCAATCTTGGATTGCCATCGTAATCATAAGTCGCGAGTTTGCAGTCACCGGATTGCGTCTGGTGTTAGCGGGTACAGGGGAAGTGGTTGCAGCGAACCAGCTTGGTAAAATTAAAACATGGGCACAAATTGTTTCTATTTCGGCATTATTGCTGCATAACCTTCCTTTTGCCCTCATTTCACTTCCATTTGCTAATATCGCGTTATGGATTGCATTAATCTTTACAATCTGGTCAGGTTTGGATTATTTTATAAAAAACAAAGAAGTATTTGTTAATTCAAAGTAA
- a CDS encoding helix-turn-helix domain-containing protein, whose amino-acid sequence MTELGNRLKEAREAKGLSLEDLQELTKIQKRYLIGIEEGNYSMMPGKFYVRAFIKQYCEAVGLDSEEIFEQYKSEIPSVYSEELPEQLSRVQSRKTIPAGDSKVVEMLPKILAVVLVIGAAVLIWVLVSNYMSNPDNDDKKNAKENEAVGYNKSDGFNEEKENADQKQNEEKSDSSDEKNEDDAVVKDEKKEQKLAVTNSSGKNSTYELKNTDTFKLKVTSKGSPWVGIKNGEGKLLFQGTIDKDKSQVIDFTNEKEAVINIGRAYETEIYVNDEKLEYSISPTEVNTQLVTIQFTKAE is encoded by the coding sequence TTGACTGAGTTAGGTAATCGATTAAAGGAAGCTAGGGAAGCTAAAGGTCTTAGCTTAGAAGATTTGCAGGAATTAACAAAGATTCAAAAGCGTTACCTCATTGGCATTGAAGAGGGAAATTACAGTATGATGCCTGGAAAGTTTTATGTACGGGCATTCATAAAGCAATATTGTGAAGCGGTCGGACTGGATTCAGAAGAGATTTTCGAACAATATAAGAGTGAAATACCATCGGTCTATAGCGAGGAATTGCCAGAACAGCTTTCAAGGGTCCAATCCAGAAAAACGATACCGGCAGGGGATTCGAAGGTTGTAGAAATGTTACCGAAGATCTTGGCAGTCGTTTTAGTAATTGGTGCGGCCGTTTTGATTTGGGTGCTGGTATCGAACTATATGAGTAACCCGGATAATGATGATAAAAAGAACGCTAAAGAGAATGAAGCCGTGGGCTACAATAAAAGTGATGGGTTTAACGAAGAAAAAGAGAATGCAGACCAAAAACAGAATGAAGAAAAATCGGATTCATCTGATGAGAAGAATGAAGATGATGCAGTTGTCAAAGATGAAAAGAAAGAGCAAAAACTTGCCGTCACCAATTCCAGCGGTAAAAATAGTACGTATGAATTAAAAAATACCGATACCTTTAAGTTAAAGGTGACCTCCAAAGGTTCACCATGGGTCGGCATAAAAAATGGTGAAGGTAAATTACTTTTCCAGGGCACTATCGACAAGGACAAAAGCCAGGTAATTGATTTCACCAATGAAAAAGAAGCTGTCATCAATATAGGCAGAGCATATGAAACTGAGATTTATGTGAATGATGAGAAGCTGGAGTATTCCATTTCACCGACTGAAGTGAATACGCAATTGGTTACGATACAATTTACGAAAGCCGAATAG